A section of the Acidobacterium capsulatum ATCC 51196 genome encodes:
- a CDS encoding SIS domain-containing protein yields the protein MTTTEARTFAHAMLREIYEQPEALRATLAHNLDGNQLKSSIFQNALEAFRGRERLVIAASGSSRHAGLAAEIMFEDMAGLAVDVEYASEYCYRSTHTLQDPCVLVISQSGETADTLAALREARARELATVAITNYAESTMASEADASLPTWAGKEKAIPATKSFTTQLATLYLLTLAVARLRGRMTTQAVSGRCEQLAAIIPALEAALPAWEAKAKELAGQFSSAKTLLYLGRGIHYAIAREGALKLKESAYVQAEGYPAGELKHGPNALVSQEAPLVILATVDREDPDSILRYEKTLQLMRDMQAQNAQMVALVTEGDTAIAEITPHTFAIPATSEYLLPLLEVIPLQLLAYFSAILRGIDVDNPRNLVKAVVQE from the coding sequence CCTGGCTCACAACCTCGACGGCAACCAGCTCAAGAGCTCAATTTTTCAGAATGCACTCGAAGCCTTTCGTGGCCGGGAGCGACTGGTCATTGCAGCCAGCGGCTCAAGCCGCCATGCCGGCCTCGCGGCTGAAATCATGTTTGAAGATATGGCTGGACTTGCAGTTGACGTCGAATATGCCAGCGAATACTGCTATCGCTCGACACACACGCTGCAGGACCCCTGCGTGCTGGTGATTTCGCAGTCGGGCGAAACTGCCGACACGCTCGCAGCTTTGCGTGAAGCGAGAGCACGGGAACTGGCCACTGTGGCGATTACCAACTATGCCGAATCGACCATGGCGAGCGAGGCGGATGCTTCCCTGCCGACCTGGGCTGGCAAAGAGAAGGCAATTCCCGCAACCAAGAGCTTTACCACGCAGCTTGCGACACTTTATCTGCTCACACTCGCGGTTGCGCGGCTTCGCGGCCGTATGACGACGCAGGCCGTCTCTGGGCGTTGCGAGCAGCTGGCCGCAATCATACCGGCGCTGGAAGCTGCGCTGCCCGCGTGGGAAGCCAAGGCCAAGGAGCTAGCCGGCCAATTCAGTTCTGCCAAGACGCTGCTTTACCTCGGGCGTGGCATTCATTATGCCATTGCGAGAGAAGGCGCGTTGAAGCTGAAAGAGTCTGCGTATGTGCAGGCGGAAGGATATCCGGCGGGCGAGTTGAAGCACGGGCCCAATGCGCTCGTGAGTCAGGAGGCACCGCTGGTGATTCTGGCGACGGTCGATCGTGAGGATCCTGACTCGATTTTGCGCTATGAGAAAACCTTGCAGCTGATGCGCGATATGCAGGCGCAGAACGCGCAGATGGTTGCACTGGTAACGGAAGGCGATACAGCGATTGCTGAGATTACGCCTCACACCTTTGCGATTCCCGCCACGAGTGAATATCTTTTGCCCCTGCTGGAGGTGATTCCACTTCAGTTGCTGGCCTACTTCAGCGCGATTTTGCGAGGCATTGACGTCGACAACCCGCGGAACCTGGTGAAAGCCGTCGTACAAGAATAG